The DNA region TGAGCTTTTACAGATAATGTCATTGTAAGAGCAATAAATACTACCGTTAAACTGAATATTTTTCTCATAGTTTTGAACTTTAATATATCTGCTGACAATTCATTAATGAATAAAATATTTTATTTTCTAAAAACTAGTTCATTTTTATCAGCTGAAAATAATCATCATTTTTTGCAACACCTATAACTTTTAAATTATCTGATAAATTAATCAGTTGTGCATTTGCAACATCTCCTTTAACATATAATCCACTTTTATAAGGCATTAAAGGTTTAAAATTTCCTTTTCCATCGCCCTCTAAATAGAAACCGTAGCCAGCATCTTGCCTTGGAGTTTCTACCTCAAACCCGTAAATATTTCCAAAAAGCAATAAATCCAAATTTCCATCTTGGTTAACATCTTCTGAAATAATCGATGTAATTGCTGTGGTTTGAGCTTGCATTGGCAATTGTTTTATAGTGAAATTTCCTTTACCATCATTCTCAAAATAACTTGTTGCAAATGTATTCGCTTCGTACTTTAAGGCTGCATCTATATTTTCTTTACCATAAACATCTATTAACTCAGCCGAAGCAAATTCATGGTAACTCTTAAATTTCTTCTTTATAAACGGCATTTGCTGAGAACTACAACTTCTACCTCTTAAAGGAAATAGTTTTCCTTCTTGATGATAACCCAACACTATATCTAATGTACCTGTGTTATCAAAATCTTTTGCATAAACTTCAAAAGGTTCATCTGGAGTAGACTGATACTTACTGTTTAAACCTAAATTCCCTGCTATTATGTCTATATCCCCGTCATTATCATAATCAGCAACATTTAAAGAAAACCACCAACCCGTTGCTTTTTCTAAGCCTAATTCGGTTGTAATATTTGTAAATATTCCTTTGTTATTTTTTAGTACACTAACTGGCATCCATTCTCCTACTAAAACAAGTTCCTTTACATTATCGCCATCTATATCGGTCCATTCTGCATCAGTAACCATTCCTATTTCATCAAGCACCTTAGCGTTAATATTAGTGAACTTAATGTTTCCATTTTCTGAGTCATTTCTTAACAATAAGCTTGTGCCCGAAAGAGGGTATTTTTCTGGGCTTTGACGCCCACCAACAAAAAGATCTTGATCTCCATCATTATCAAAATCATAAGGTTTTACAATAGAACCACTAACAGCTGGTACATTTTCAAATGGGTTTTCAGCCTTTTTGTATATTCCATTATTATTCGTGTACAATCTATCTTGATAATACTTGGATTCTACACCATATTCATTACTACCGCTCACTACATATAAATCTAAATCACCATCATTATCGGCATCAAAAAATGATGCTCCAACATCTTCGTATTGTTTTTCTTTTATAAATAATGATTCGTTGGAATTCTTGAACTGACCGCCCCTATTTTGAATGTATAGTGCTGCTGAGTATCCTTTAGCTCCACCAATAAAAATATCGTCTAAACCATCATTATTGATATCACCAACACTCATTGCTGGTCCTTCTTGAGACATTTTATGGGGTAACAGGCTTTCTTTTATAAAGTCATTATAATCGTTTTCTTCTTGCTTGTATCTTAACTCAATAGATTCTGTGATATCCTGAAACAAAACGTTTTTAGGAGAGTCATAATAATATTTATTATTTTCATTTGGATTATAGGTAATGGTCATCTCTTTATTAACCTCAATATCAAATAACGTCTGTGACTTACCATCTGGCCAAACAATGTTTATAGAATCTACTTTTTTAGAATCTCCAAGTCCAAAATGCAATGGAATTGCCATAGCAGATTGATAGCCCCTTGTATAATAATTTTCGGCAATAAAGGTTTCTTTGTTTGCAGTAACTATAACTCTAGTTCCTAATGCATCTTTATTATTAGACGTCCCTTGTAGTTTAATCGATAAAAAGGAATTCGATTCTTGATTATTACGATAGAGTATAGGAAAGTCATCTACATTGTTAACAATAATGTCTAAATCTCCATCATTATCAAAATCTGCATAAGCTGCACCGTTAGAAAAAGTAGCCGGTTGGGTTAGATTTAATTTTTCGAATACTAAATTTTTACTATTTAAATAAAAATAATTTTTCTTTTTTCTTGTTGGCATTTTACTCAATAGATCCTTCATATATTCTTCTTGATTAACACCTCCTTTTTTAATAGCTTCTTTCTCTTTCTTACGCATGTATATTAAAAAATCGTTGTTCCTTATATCTCTCTTAATTCCATTAGAAATAAATAAATCTCGAAAACCATCATTATCCATATCTAATAATAGCGGTGCCCAACTCCAATCTGTAGCTGCTACATTGGCAAGTTGCGCTATATCAGAAAAAAGAGGAACATTGGTATTGGGTTCAAGTCCATTATTTATTTGAAGTGCATTGTACATGTATTGAGAATGAAGTCCTAAATCTTCAATGGTATGAAATTGTTCAGGGTTCATGGCACTCATACTGGCTTTTTGACTATAATTATCTTCAGCCATCATATCAAGAGATACAATATCTAAGTAGCCATCATTATTTATATCTGCTATATCATTACCCATTGAAAACGTGGGAACATGCCCAAATGATTTCAATGAGGTTTCTTTAAAGCTACCATCTTGATTATTAAGGTATAGATGATCTTTTTCATAATAATCATTACTAGTGTATACATCTGGCCAACCATCATTATTTACATCTCCAATAGCTATACCTAACCCAAAACCGATATTATTACTAATAATTCCTGCTTCTTTTGTTACATCAATATATTTTCCGTTATCATTTCTATATAACTTTTCACCAATTTTATTTGATGTTTTTCTCATTACTTCAGAAATATTATCTGTATTGTATACATCAATATTATGATTGATTAAAAACATATCAAGGTCTCCATCTTTATCATAATCAAAAAAAGACGCTTGAGTAGAATTGTGTGGTAAATCTAATCCATATTCTTTAGCTTTATTTTCAAATAAAGGAATATTATTATCATCAACTCCAATATTTATAAGTAACTCATTTCTTAACGGATCATCTGATTTAAAACGTCCAGATTTAAGCAGATAAATGTCTTTTAAGCCATCATTGTTTATATCCACAACGGTTACTCCCGTGCAAAACCCACCATCTCCTTGGGCTTTTGCGGTTACACTTACATTCTTAAATTTTAAACCTCCTTTATTAAGAAATAATTTATTTGTACTTAAGTTACTTGTAAAATATATATCCTGTAAACCGTCATTATTAAAATCTGCAACAACTACGCCAGCTCCATTATAAAAATATTCATAATACAACCAATTCATGGTTGTAGACTCCTTTAAATTATTTTTAAAAATGAGACCCGTATCATCAATGGTTAAAGCAGAAAAGAGTTCATCGTCTTTTTCTTCTTTATATGTCTGTATCTCTGAACATGAGAAGAATATAAAAACAGAACACAAAGAAATAGATTTTAATATAAAAAAGGAAAACAACTTACTCATAACAAATACAATTTAATAAAATACCAACATTTACAATTAAAAATTAAATCTGTCAAAGGATTAATGTCACTTTTAAACACAAAAACACCCTCTTAATAAAACAAATAACTCAAGAGGGTGTTTACTAATACTAACTCAATTCAAAATTTATTTTTAATACCCTGGATTTTGAGTTAAATTTGGAGCCAATAGAATATCCTTATTAGGAATAGGGTACAAATACTGTCTATTGGCATCAAAGCCCATCTCAGCAATTTGACTTGCATATCCTGCATCCGCCAGTGGTTTAAAGTCTGCTATTCCATCTTCATCTAATTGAGGTGTCATCCCCCAAAACCAGAAACTTTCTATAAAAGCAGCATTACCACCATCGTTTGGATTAGCAAGTACATCGCCCGTTAACAAACCATAATAAGGACCATTCAATACTTTTTCGGCTATACGCCATCTTATTATATCCATATACCTTAGACCTTCCATAGCAAACTCAGCACGTCTTTCATTTCTTACCACATACCTAAGTTCTGCTTGATTTGTTGTAGTAACTGTAGGATTTGAATGTACTGAACTCGCATAAGCTCTATCTCTTACAGCATTGATCGCATCTAATACACTAGCATCGATTTGATTTAGCTCAATTTTTGCTTCGGCATAAATTAATAGCACATCCGCATATCTCATGAGGATTCTATTTCCATCTGGAAGACCATCTGTCCATTCTTCATCAATAAATTTTCTATACAACAACCCTTGATAATTAGAATGCGGCGTAAAACTTTTTGTGTTTTGATTTGGCCAATCTAAAGTATTGGTAAAGTAATTAAACGCTACAGGTCTAAAAGGGTGTGGTGTTATTTCGTATCCCATATGTCTAGTTCCATCTGAAACTAATCTGCCATCACCATCTTCTAACGATCCAAAGGCAACTATAGTAGCAGCACATCTAGGATCTCTATTTTTAAATGGATTCTTAGGGTCAAACAATGGTGATTCATCAATTGGTAAGCCATCAATACATTCATACGACGCCAACAAAGACCAAGTAGGACCAGTACCTGCCCAACCTCCATTAACTCCTCGAGGTCTCCATGGTTGTAATTGACCACGTGCTGCTGATTCTGTGGTACCTTTTGATTCATCTCTAGGAATGTAAAAAATAAGCTCATCTGAGGTTCTAGTAACCGATTTGAATAAATCTAAAAAATCTGGGTGCAAATCATAAACTCCTAAATCCATACAATCCTTAGCAGATTCTGCAGCTATTGCAAAATCTCCTACATATAAAGCAGCTCTAGCTTTCATTGCCATGGCAGCTCCTTTTGTGGCATATTGCAGTCCAGATCGAGTGGTAGGTAGCTTTTCTATAGCACTATCATAAAACGCATAAACTTTTTGTAATATTTCATCTTTACTAGTTCTACCTGCATTAAATGCTTCTTCTACCGACAATTGATTCTCAAAATATGGAACATCGCCAAAACGAGTAATCATATAAGTCCAGTAGTTTGCAAGATGAAAATCTGCTTCACCTAAAAATTGTTTGGCGTCAATTTCTGTAAGTATTCCTGATTGATTTAAAATTTGAGTTCTTACAGATAGTGTCCTTGCGATTGCTTTATATAAATGCGACCAATTAGTTGCTGAAGTACCATAATCTGCATCTACAGTACCAGCTTTTATAGCACTAAGGTCTTGTCTATAATTAGAATCATCATCTATTGAAAATCTAGGGTCTTCTAACTTGTACCAAGTTTCCCTATAACTCTCATTAAGTCCTTCTCTAAATTGTTGTGTACTTGTAAATGGAGCCGAAGTGGGTGCATCTCTAGGAGTTAAGTCTAATTCCGTACAAGAGACTAAGGCTAAAATAACCAAATTTAATACTAATAACTTATTAATAAATTTTCTCATTTTATATATTTTTAAAAATTAAGTTGTACTCCAAAAACTGCTGTTTTTGTTAGGTAATATGAACCTGCATTTGTTTGCTCTGGGTCTATCCCTTTCGGTAAATTATCAAATCTAAATAAATCAATTCCAGTAGCATAAACTCTTAATTTAGTCAACGGTAATTTATCCATAACATTTTGTGGTAAAGAGTAGCCTAATGTTAAACTTTTTATCTTTAGATAAGATCCGTTTTTTATCCAGAAATCTGAAAAACGGTAATTGTTAGAATTAGATCTTAGTGATGCTCTAGGGTATTTAGCATTTAAGTTCTCTTGGGGCGTATTATAAGTACTCCAAAAATTACCATCATACAATTGCGTTTGATTTTCTACTTGAGGGTCTGGCAAAAGAATATCTCTGGTAAAATTAAAATTCTTTTTTGCTACGCCTTGAAAAACTATACCCAAGTCAAAACCTTTATAACCCATATTAAGATTACCTCCATATGTGTAATGATCTAGTGAGCTTCCTAAAAAATCTCTATCAAAGCTATTTATAACTCCATCTGGTTCACCATCAGGGCCACTAATATCCTTGTACTTAATATCACCTGGACTTACAGCTGAACTTGTAACTGGTGAGTTATCAACCTCTTCTTGAGTCTGATAAATCCCATCTGAAACATATCCATAAAGACTTCTAAACTCATGACCTTCTTCAGAAAGCGTATTTCCAACGAAAAGTCTCTTATCGTTTATATCTCCTATGATAGATTTGTCATCAAACATAAAGAATCTAGCACCGTAAGTAAAATCTTCACTAATATTATCATTCCATGAAATAGAAGCTGACCAACCTTTAGTTTGCATACTACCAACATTTACTGTAGGATCATCAAACCCAACTAAATCTGGCACACTTAAACTTAACAACATATCTTCAGTATCTTTTATATAATACTCAGCTTCTATTCCAAGTCTTGAATCAAACAATCCAAGATCAACTGCGAAGTTTTTAGTAGTTGTTGTTTCCCATCTTATGTCTGGTGTTGTTAAAAATCGTTGAGATAAACCTCTTACTTGTTCGGCAGTTCCTCCTTGATCAATTAACACGTTACCAATTTGCAGTACCGTTAAATACAAATAGTTACCTAATCTATCATTTCCTAAACTACCATAAGATCCTTTTAACTTTAAATATGATATAGGTGAATTTAAAGATTCGAAAAAGTCTTCGTTAGAAACCGTCCAAGCAGCAGATACTGATGGAAATGTACCCCATCTGTATTCACTACCAAATCTAGAAGACCCGTCATGTCTAACTGCTGCACTCACATAATATTTATCTTTATAATTGTAATTAACTCTACCAAAACCTGAAACATAAGCTACTTCATTTACCGTAGGATCATCTCCCTTATTATCGAAAACACGATCTGTAGGAGCCTGACTTAAATAAGGGAAATCTGCACTTAAATACTGGTCGGCTCTTACTCGTAAATTTTCTCTTTTAGAAGTAAAGTCCTCATAACCAGCAACTACACTTACACTATGCTCTCCAAAAGTTTTATCGTAATTAATAAAGGCTTGTTTAGTATACGTATTCATATTATCCCTTCTCTCACTTAAACTTGGTTGAAAAACTTGGAATATATACTGCGGAGCTTGTAACTGATCAGGATCATCAAATGCCCAATAAGGTTGCGGTTTACTCCATGATTTGTTCTCAACAAAAGTGAAGTTTGGTGCTAAATTCAAGGTAATCTTTAAATCATCAATAGGTTTAAAAAATACACCTATTTTTGCGTTTAAATTGTATGAATTTGTATTACTAAAACTTCCAGAGAATAATCTTGCATTAGCATTACCTCCACCTCTCCCGCCAGCGATTCTTCCATCTTGATGAAACGCATTAAATATTGGGGCAGCAGTTGTATTACGAGTAGGATCAAGAATTGGATTATCATTTTCTACCAATCTAAAAGCAACATCAGCCGTAACTCCAATTCTGTCGCTTATCTTTATATCATTATTTAAACGTGCTGTGTAACGTGTCCATTCTCTAATAGCATACAATGCATCTTGGTTTTCATACCCAAGAGAGAAATTTGTCTTTACTTTATCAGATCCTCCTGAAATATTCACATTATGCCTAGTTCCAGTAGCTTGCTTCTTAATTAAAAGAGAACTCCAATCAGTATAAGGATACATATCCCTATCAACTAAGTGCTGACCAGCTTTATACGCATCAATAGTAGCTTGATTATAAACTGGAAATTCACCACCGTCAGGATTTCCAGCATCATTCCAACGCATCTCATTAATTATTTCCATGTATCTGTCTGGACCAACAAGTTCGCGTCTTTCTGAAGGTGAGTTTATAAAATATTCCCCACTGTAAGAAGCATTTAAAGTGCCAGATTTGGCTCGTTTTGTTGTTATAATGATAACCCCTGCTGCTGCACGAGACCCATAAATAGCCGCCGCTGCACCATCTTTAAGGACAGAAATACTTTCAACTTGGTCTGCTGGCACTACATCTATAGAACTAACAGGCACATCGTCAACCAAAATTAAAGGATCATTACTTCCTTGAAGCGTTGTGTTACCACGTATTCTAATAGTACTTGAACTTCCTGGAGCAGAACTACTTCTATTAACGGTAACACCAGCCACACTACCTTGAAGTGCATTTGAAATATTAGTAGAACTTCTTTGCAATATCTCTTCTCCTTTAACGATTTCAATAGAGCCTGTGATGTCCTTTTTAGATTGAGTACCATACCCTACAACTACAACTTCATCAAGTTGAGAAGCATCCTCTATGAGGGTGATATTAATAGTAGAATTGCTACCCACAGTAATGTATTGGCTTTTAAAGCCAATAAAACTTACCACCAGAATATCTCCTTCTGATGCATTTATGGAGTATTTTCCATCAAAATCCGTTTGTGTTCCGTTAGATGTCCCTTGAACTATTATGCTCGCACCAGGCAATGGCATATTATTCACATCAATTACGGTACCACTTACCGTTTTTTCCTGTGACCACAAGAAAGTGGTACAACAAATAAAAATCAAACAAAATAAATAGTTTTTTTTCATACAAGTTAGTTATTAATTAGTTCTCAAAACTAAGTTATACAGAAAACCAAATCCGAAAATGACAATCAAAAATTAACGGAAGCGTTACCGAAAGCGGTTTAATTTTTCGGAAGCGTTACCGAAAAAATTAAAGTCATCTAAGGAAAATACTAAAATATTCTCCATATAGCTATTAAATATGAACAATAGAAACATTTAATTTTTTAGATTCTCATTTCTTAACTTTATTTTTTTTTAATTAATTTTGCCAAAACTAT from Aureibaculum sp. 2308TA14-22 includes:
- a CDS encoding VCBS repeat-containing protein — encoded protein: MSKLFSFFILKSISLCSVFIFFSCSEIQTYKEEKDDELFSALTIDDTGLIFKNNLKESTTMNWLYYEYFYNGAGVVVADFNNDGLQDIYFTSNLSTNKLFLNKGGLKFKNVSVTAKAQGDGGFCTGVTVVDINNDGLKDIYLLKSGRFKSDDPLRNELLINIGVDDNNIPLFENKAKEYGLDLPHNSTQASFFDYDKDGDLDMFLINHNIDVYNTDNISEVMRKTSNKIGEKLYRNDNGKYIDVTKEAGIISNNIGFGLGIAIGDVNNDGWPDVYTSNDYYEKDHLYLNNQDGSFKETSLKSFGHVPTFSMGNDIADINNDGYLDIVSLDMMAEDNYSQKASMSAMNPEQFHTIEDLGLHSQYMYNALQINNGLEPNTNVPLFSDIAQLANVAATDWSWAPLLLDMDNDGFRDLFISNGIKRDIRNNDFLIYMRKKEKEAIKKGGVNQEEYMKDLLSKMPTRKKKNYFYLNSKNLVFEKLNLTQPATFSNGAAYADFDNDGDLDIIVNNVDDFPILYRNNQESNSFLSIKLQGTSNNKDALGTRVIVTANKETFIAENYYTRGYQSAMAIPLHFGLGDSKKVDSINIVWPDGKSQTLFDIEVNKEMTITYNPNENNKYYYDSPKNVLFQDITESIELRYKQEENDYNDFIKESLLPHKMSQEGPAMSVGDINNDGLDDIFIGGAKGYSAALYIQNRGGQFKNSNESLFIKEKQYEDVGASFFDADNDGDLDLYVVSGSNEYGVESKYYQDRLYTNNNGIYKKAENPFENVPAVSGSIVKPYDFDNDGDQDLFVGGRQSPEKYPLSGTSLLLRNDSENGNIKFTNINAKVLDEIGMVTDAEWTDIDGDNVKELVLVGEWMPVSVLKNNKGIFTNITTELGLEKATGWWFSLNVADYDNDGDIDIIAGNLGLNSKYQSTPDEPFEVYAKDFDNTGTLDIVLGYHQEGKLFPLRGRSCSSQQMPFIKKKFKSYHEFASAELIDVYGKENIDAALKYEANTFATSYFENDGKGNFTIKQLPMQAQTTAITSIISEDVNQDGNLDLLLFGNIYGFEVETPRQDAGYGFYLEGDGKGNFKPLMPYKSGLYVKGDVANAQLINLSDNLKVIGVAKNDDYFQLIKMN
- a CDS encoding RagB/SusD family nutrient uptake outer membrane protein — its product is MRKFINKLLVLNLVILALVSCTELDLTPRDAPTSAPFTSTQQFREGLNESYRETWYKLEDPRFSIDDDSNYRQDLSAIKAGTVDADYGTSATNWSHLYKAIARTLSVRTQILNQSGILTEIDAKQFLGEADFHLANYWTYMITRFGDVPYFENQLSVEEAFNAGRTSKDEILQKVYAFYDSAIEKLPTTRSGLQYATKGAAMAMKARAALYVGDFAIAAESAKDCMDLGVYDLHPDFLDLFKSVTRTSDELIFYIPRDESKGTTESAARGQLQPWRPRGVNGGWAGTGPTWSLLASYECIDGLPIDESPLFDPKNPFKNRDPRCAATIVAFGSLEDGDGRLVSDGTRHMGYEITPHPFRPVAFNYFTNTLDWPNQNTKSFTPHSNYQGLLYRKFIDEEWTDGLPDGNRILMRYADVLLIYAEAKIELNQIDASVLDAINAVRDRAYASSVHSNPTVTTTNQAELRYVVRNERRAEFAMEGLRYMDIIRWRIAEKVLNGPYYGLLTGDVLANPNDGGNAAFIESFWFWGMTPQLDEDGIADFKPLADAGYASQIAEMGFDANRQYLYPIPNKDILLAPNLTQNPGY
- a CDS encoding SusC/RagA family TonB-linked outer membrane protein; protein product: MKKNYLFCLIFICCTTFLWSQEKTVSGTVIDVNNMPLPGASIIVQGTSNGTQTDFDGKYSINASEGDILVVSFIGFKSQYITVGSNSTINITLIEDASQLDEVVVVGYGTQSKKDITGSIEIVKGEEILQRSSTNISNALQGSVAGVTVNRSSSAPGSSSTIRIRGNTTLQGSNDPLILVDDVPVSSIDVVPADQVESISVLKDGAAAAIYGSRAAAGVIIITTKRAKSGTLNASYSGEYFINSPSERRELVGPDRYMEIINEMRWNDAGNPDGGEFPVYNQATIDAYKAGQHLVDRDMYPYTDWSSLLIKKQATGTRHNVNISGGSDKVKTNFSLGYENQDALYAIREWTRYTARLNNDIKISDRIGVTADVAFRLVENDNPILDPTRNTTAAPIFNAFHQDGRIAGGRGGGNANARLFSGSFSNTNSYNLNAKIGVFFKPIDDLKITLNLAPNFTFVENKSWSKPQPYWAFDDPDQLQAPQYIFQVFQPSLSERRDNMNTYTKQAFINYDKTFGEHSVSVVAGYEDFTSKRENLRVRADQYLSADFPYLSQAPTDRVFDNKGDDPTVNEVAYVSGFGRVNYNYKDKYYVSAAVRHDGSSRFGSEYRWGTFPSVSAAWTVSNEDFFESLNSPISYLKLKGSYGSLGNDRLGNYLYLTVLQIGNVLIDQGGTAEQVRGLSQRFLTTPDIRWETTTTKNFAVDLGLFDSRLGIEAEYYIKDTEDMLLSLSVPDLVGFDDPTVNVGSMQTKGWSASISWNDNISEDFTYGARFFMFDDKSIIGDINDKRLFVGNTLSEEGHEFRSLYGYVSDGIYQTQEEVDNSPVTSSAVSPGDIKYKDISGPDGEPDGVINSFDRDFLGSSLDHYTYGGNLNMGYKGFDLGIVFQGVAKKNFNFTRDILLPDPQVENQTQLYDGNFWSTYNTPQENLNAKYPRASLRSNSNNYRFSDFWIKNGSYLKIKSLTLGYSLPQNVMDKLPLTKLRVYATGIDLFRFDNLPKGIDPEQTNAGSYYLTKTAVFGVQLNF